One Dioscorea cayenensis subsp. rotundata cultivar TDr96_F1 chromosome 17, TDr96_F1_v2_PseudoChromosome.rev07_lg8_w22 25.fasta, whole genome shotgun sequence DNA window includes the following coding sequences:
- the LOC120280574 gene encoding uncharacterized protein LOC120280574 yields MLSLFIKTQNEIQRERKGLRRDSHMEEQREAISAAHLGSPKWIPAVRSDGDGNRDAEKEEVGDDSDFAFVPRDPISGQEVTADDIFSNGQIRTAFPLFGRELAPVIPMQGLAIKDRDELVGSASSSECDELEGVPEASYCVWAPERQVRSKSYGEPGRLRLRDIVQGRSRSDGNKKFLFLAPPPPPPPVVEKEKEKSKGGSEKKGKVGKVTELDIVTAHRLYYSKKGGEGMKGGKRSFLPYRPEFVGFFGNAANRSHF; encoded by the coding sequence ATGttatctctttttataaaaaCGCAAAACGAAATccaaagagagagaaagggatTGAGAAGGGACTCTCACATGGAGGAACAGCGAGAAGCGATCTCAGCCGCACATCTAGGATCACCGAAGTGGATCCCGGCCGTCCGTAGCGACGGAGATGGCAACCGTGATGCGGAGAAGGAGGAGGTCGGCGACGACTCCGACTTCGCATTCGTGCCTCGGGATCCGATATCCGGCCAGGAGGTCACCGCCGATGATATCTTCTCCAATGGCCAGATCCGCACAGCATTTCCCCTCTTCGGGCGAGAGCTTGCGCCGGTGATCCCGATGCAGGGGCTGGCGATCAAGGATCGGGATGAGCTCGTGGGGTCGGCGTCATCGTCGGAGTGCGACGAGCTGGAGGGTGTTCCAGAGGCGAGCTATTGCGTCTGGGCGCCGGAGCGGCAGGTGCGGAGCAAGTCGTATGGCGAACCAGGGAGGTTGCGGCTTCGTGATATTGTTCAGGGCCGGAGCCGGAGTGATGGGAATAAGAAGTTCTTGTTTCTCGCGCCgcctccgccgccgccgccggtggtggagaaggagaaggagaaatcTAAAGGAGGGAGTGAGAAGAAGGGGAAGGTGGGTAAGGTTACCGAATTGGATATAGTCACCGCACATAGGCTTTACTATTCGAAGAAAGGCGGTGAGGGTATGAAGGGCGGTAAGCGGTCATTCTTACCTTACCGGCCGGAGTTTGTTGGGTTCTTTGGCAATGCTGCAAATAGATCCCATTTCtag